TGGTGTTTCTGTGGCTTCATGGAACTCGTGGTAAGGAGCAGGACGGGGACATGGGGTTGGTCAGACAGCCTGAGTACCCGTCTACTCTGCCCTCTCACTCACCTCCTGTTCTCTCCAGCACGGGAACTTTGAGGAGAGTCAGGAGACGATGAAGCGGCAGCTCGGGCAGCTCTTGCTGCTTCTGCGGGTGCTGGATCAGCCGCTCTGTGACTTCCTGGGTAGGTCCTGTGTGCGACCCTCTGGATGAGAAAAACATCCCAAGGAAAACATGGCAGTCAAAGCCTAGGCCTGCCCACCGTGGGCCAGGTGAGGTCTCTCTAGACCCTCCGCTAGGGCCACAGCATTCTAGCTAAGTTCCTTGTTGCGTGTTTAATATGAGAAATGCTCAAGGGGCTGTGCCTCACTTGGTAGGGAGTGACCGGTGGCACTGCCTATAGCAGGAGAAGTCGGTTGTAGTCATGCCCGTCATCTGCCTGCCCCCCTGCTCAGCATTGATCTGGGCTGGAGCTCCGCCTCTGGCTGTGGACAAGGCCGACAGCCTGTGCTCCTCTTCTAGATTCTCAGGACTCCGGCTCGCTGTGCTTCTGTTTCCGGTGGCTGCTCATCTGGTTCAAGAGGGAATTCCCCTTTCCTGATGTCCTTCGGCTGTGGGAGGTGGGCAGCCAGTTGGGGTGAGAGGGCTAGTAGAAGGGCTGGGAGGCTGAGGGCAGACGGGCAGCTCAGGATGGGGCTTCAGGGGTTCCTTCTGACACCCCAGGTGCTGTGGACCGGGCTTCCTGGCCCCAATCTGCACCTGCTGGTGGCCTGTGCCATCTTGGACATGGAACGGGACACCCTGATGCTGTCTGGCTTTGGCTCTAACGAGATCCTTAAGGTGAGGGCACTTCTCACCTTCTGCTCTGACTTAGGGGTGGAGTCCACCTGCAGTGAGTGGTGCTAGCCTGGGAACTGACTGTTGATCACTGTGGGTTGGGTTGGATCTGTCTGTTTTCCCCACCTACCAGGGCACTAGATTGTACCTGTAGAGCAGTGAAGTAGAGGAGCCTGCCCTGctctgccccgccctgccccgccccgccccgtgAGGGCTCTTTTTGTGCTCCAGCAGCCAGGTGTGCTAGCAGGGAATGCTGTGGAAGGTTGTGGCAGGCCAGCCACTGCTGAAACTGGACACTATGTCCCAGCACCAGTCTGCTTCTGTCCATCAGCAAAGTGCAGGTGTGGACCTGACCTTCCCTTTCCCACAGCACATCAATGAACTGACCATGAAGCTCAGCGTGGAGGATGTGCTGACACGGGCGGAGGCTCTGTACAGGCAGCTGACAGCCTGCCCAGTGAGTCTTTAGTTCTTCCCCGATAAACCCCATGGCTCCCCAGCCaggctctcctcctccctcacctACTGACTCTACCCCCACCCATCAGCTAGCCTCTTGGACCACTCCTCCCCCCACAGGAGCTGCCACACAACGTGCAGGAAATCCTGGGGCTGGCACAGCCAGGAGAACCTAGTAGCCCATCTCCTCCAGTATCTCCAATGCCCTTGTCACCCACTCGGGCCCCGttgcccccgccgccgccgcctgagGAAGTGGTCCCGCAGCCTGACAGCAGTCTGGAGATTCTACCTGAGGACGAGGATGGCGCCTGACTCCCAGCCTGGAGCATCTGACCGGGTTCGCGCAGATTGACAGGTCCTGAGCTCCATGTCCATGGAGGCCTAGAGTGAAGCGAGACCCCGAGCCGACCAGTGAAATGGAGGAAGGGCCTCCTGGCGGTCGGGAATCCCCGAGTGCCCGCCCACCAGCTGCTGCCAGTGTGAGGCAATAAACCATTCTGGGTTGACTGCTCTGGCATCAGGATGCTTTGCTTTCCGGTCTCacgcatagcccaggctggcctcaaggcTGCTGGCTTTTTGTTTCAGTAAGGATCTGTCAGCACCCCAGCCTCCAGTGGCTTCTGATCTCTTGACCATAGTGTAGTGTTCGTTCACTCAAGTGTGGCCCCGCTCAGGGCAGCTGTATTCAGGAAACCAGAGTGGGGGGGAGGGAAGTGAGCCTCTGGtttaacaaaaataactttattgtGGGCTATTACTGTAGGTGGTCTGCCTGCCCTGCGGAGGgctgggctgggggctgggagctGACTTCCCCTTGGCGACTAAGAGTGGtccgcctctcctctcctctcggGGATTTGCTGCGGGGTGCCAGATCACACGTGCGCGTGTTTCCTGTGTACATGCCCATGCCCTTGTGATTTCGGGATGACTTCCTCAGGCTCGTGCACGTGCTCCGGAGGACAGATATTGTGGTGGACGTGCCCCTTCTCCTGGGGGACATTCTCCACGAACACGTGTCCCCGCGGCTCGGGTATGGCCTCCACGAACACCTGTTGCTGCCCCTCGGGGCCTGTTTCCACCAAAAAGGGCCTCAGCGAGGGCTCCTGCCCCCTGGGGCTGACTTCCCACGCCTGCTGCTCCTCCGGCCTCTCCCCTTGCAGATACTGGTCCTGGAAGCTGGCCGCTGGTGCGTGCTCCATCATCTCGGGCTCGGCCACCCCGTGCCCATAGTTATTATTGATCTGCAACGCGGCCCGCAACGCGGACTTGACGGCGGCCTCCACCCAGCCGTGCGGGAGAGCTGTGTGCTCGCCCGCGAAGTAAATGCGGCCGTAGGGGGCCGACCAGTCATAGTCCTCGGCCCCGTGCCCGAAGGACGGCGGCTGCACCACGAAGCCTCCCTGGCTATGCGGGTCCTCCGCCCAGCGCTTGACCACACCCCTGCCGTCCCACAGCCGGTACACCTCAGGCCCGTGCAGGGCCGCCACGTCCTGGAGCGCCAACCGCATGGCCTCATCAGTGCTCAGTCCAGCGAAGGGGCCCGCGGCGTCCGACCACGTGTAGGAGGCCAGAAGCAGTGAGCCCTCGCCCCGCGCCGGATAGAATATGATGCGCGATGGGCGGTCCGTGTTGGAGTGGCCGCCCTCGATGTGGTCCTCGTGCCAGAAAGGCCGGCGGAAACTCAGAAAAACCTTGCTGGCTGCCACGTAGTGAAGCGCGCGCAGCGCCTCCTGCCTCTTGCGAGTCAGGGGCGGCGAGAAGGTAATGCGCTGCAGCGCCGGCCCACTGGCTGTCAGCAGCACCACGTCGGCCGTCAGCACCTTCAGGCTGTAAGAGTGTGGCGAGGAGGTGACGCGGATGCGCACGCGCACATCGTACCTCCCCTGCGTGACCGACACCACAGGCGCGTTCAGCAGCACCGACCCGGACAGCGAGCTCAGCAGCGCCCGAGGAAGCAGGTCCCAGCCACCCACGATGCGGCTGTACCTATAGGGCGGGGCAAAGAAGGGCGGGCACGCTGACCCCAGGCGAGGCACGGCTCTCAAGGCCCTGTCCCCTCCAGCCCCTGCCTCTCCCAGGATGCCCAGCCTTATGGCTTGCCCTCTCCGTGGTGCCCTCACCTGAGTCGATCGCTCAGGCATGCGTGCGCGCGTAATGCCTCTGCAAAGCTGAGGTAGAAGAAGCCCTCCTGGGACATCACATCTCCCAGGAGCTGCACAGCCGGCCGGGACAGGTTGCCCTCCCGGAGGAGGTATTCCTGCGCAGTGGGCAGGGGCACTAATCAGACCCTTCTTCCCTGCGGAGCCCTGTATCACAGCTCTCTTGTGACAGGAGAGGGAAACCACCTTGTCTCACTCACCAGGAGAGTGTGCTTGTTGAACTTATTCATGGCTTTCTTGCAGCCCAAGGCCTTGAGGTCTTTGAAGGCCTGTGGGGACAATTAGAGGACCCTGGCTGCAGCAGGAACAGCGATTCACCTCTCACTTCAAGTCCCAGGCATTAGCTCATGATCATGCACCTCTCTGAAAATGGGAGTCCTCCAATACTGGATGTCCCTgtctgcccgcccccccccccccaggcagcAGCAGCGTGTGGTGTTGTGCAGGCCAGTGAGTGCGAACCAGCAGAGAGCCTTGTGTCTAGACCATTGTGGGCGTAGGCAGGTGAGCCAAGAGGGCGATGCTAGTAGCAAAGCCCATTCAGCTgtgtccccttcccctttccttagCTCCCCAGCCCCAGGAGGAAGCACTAAAGCCCACCCCTACTGGCCCCCAAGGACCAGCGGCCTCCATCACCCTTTCTTGCAGAAGGCAGCTGTAGTTCTAAACAGAGAGTAGAGCCACCTCCCCCCTACATGCAGGCTCTCCCGGCGCCTGTCGATTAGTAATCCTTGAGCTCCTTCCAAACATGGCCTCCAGGCTTTTTACCCAGACCTCCTTGTCATGGGTAAGGCGGAAGGTGGAGACATTGAGGATACAGACATGGGGGATGGATAAGGCTGGGTCCCAGGAGCAGAGGAGGGTGTGCCCAGATCAGTAGGTAGACTAACGGGAGGGGAAGCTCTTTGGCAGGTCTGGCCCACAGCCTGAGAGCCACTGGGGAGCTGCATGGAGTTGTGGGCAGGGTCATCTGGGGGAAAGATCCTTTACGGACAGAGAGGCGACCAGATGGGGACGCAGAGTAGCGATGTTGCTGGGGGGCCTGGGGGTGAGTGCCAGAGGCTACAGCAGAGGGTGGCCATCAGCACACGTGTGGGATCGACCTTAGCAGGATAGTGCAGACACAAGACTCTCGGGGGCAGGGCTGAGCTCAGCAGGAAAGCCGGTGGCCACCTTGTTGAGTGCCATCTGGTAGATGTCCTCTGGGGAATGGCCCCTTTCCCTGTGCTTCAGGTTGTAGCCCAACTTTTCTGGCATCTTCTCCACCACATAGTTTCGCAGCTTCACGTCATTCACCTCTGTCCACGTGTTCTCATCGTACTGTGTAAACTGAGTCAGGTTGAGGCCCAGGCTCCTGCAGAGCTTGTGCAAGATCCTGGAAGTGGGAGACTGCTTGAGAGAGGCCTGCCTGGCACCATGGGGGGGGCATGGAGATGGGCATCAGACTACTTAGTGAGGACCTGAGGGCTGGCTCAGGAGCTCGGGCAGCCTGAAGGCCAGGACTGGTCAGGGGGTGATCACCCCAGCTCTCCAGAATCTCCTGAGGGATTCACGTGAGTGGGAGTGAGGTCTAGACCCAGCCTTTGACTGGGCGGGAATATGGGTGACACTGAAGATGGATGAGCTTAAGATGTAGCTTGAAGCCCAAGGTTCCATAAGCAGCACCTCAAAACAAAGACACCGGTGCCTGGGCTGGGGACAGAGCTGCTGGCTGAGCCCCGACCAAGAATGAGGCTGGAACTGGCTGAACCTGGATCTGGGATGGGAGTTGGTAGAATGAGGGAGTGGATATGGAACTGGCTCTGCGGTGCTAAACCCTGGCGCAGAGGTGGGGCTCCGCTGCCTGGGTAGGTGGCACCTCACCTGTGGGAGCTGGGCATTCGCATGGCCCCGAGCTCCCCTATCCAGCCTGTCTCCTCATCCCGGAAAGTGAAGATACGGCCCCCAATCCTGTTAGCTGCCTCCAGGATGGTGACCTAAAGATGAGGGGCAAACAGGGACCTCAGCTCCCTCGTGACACTCACACAGCCCCTGCCTGCCTGACCCCCATAGTAAGGCACTCCTAGACTAGAGGGGCCTTTCTTCCAGATAGAGGGGGCTGCTAGGATAACACAAAGTAAGGCCTCAAGCCTGTAGCAGCAAGACTACCAGATGGACTGTAGAGGGACTTCCCAGCTTAAGGTAGGAGGGAGATTTCCTAGTTTGTACAGAAGACTTGGGGCTGGCCCATTCTCATTCCCGGGGATTTCTCAGCCCCCTCGCCCCCAAATCCCTGTCTTGATTGTCGTGATTCTTGACAGTTACATTAAGAGGAGGAAGTAGGTCTTCCCTCCCGGATGGGTAAGTGGAGTTCAGAGGGTCAGTGATATGGGGGCTCTGAGAAAGTAGCTTCTCCACCTCGCACTAGCCAGGGCCCCACCAGCAGCAGGAAAGGATCCCTGTGGACTGCAGGCAGCACCTCTCACCTTGTGTCCTGCATCACTGAGCACCTTGGCTGCTACCAGCCCGGCCACGCCcgcaccaaccaccaccaccttctGGGGCTTCGAAGTCCGATTGAGGCCCAAGGTTACCACCTTGAGCAGCCGCTCATAATCATGGTCCTCCATACACTTCTCGATAGGGGTCAGACTGGAGGCTGCCTTCCAGTCCAGGGAGACTGCCAGAGCAAGCAGAGTGGCCACCAGGACAAGACGCAGGGCTGGCAAAAGGACAGGGTCAGCGCACAGGCAccagcacagggtcagctctgagcccagcacccccgccccccaccctcGCTCACTTACCCAGCCCAGCCATGGCTCAAGAGGCAGCCGCTGTCTGAGTGAAGAAGTGGGGCGGTCAATGTGGTGGGGCCAGGGATCCCCAGCctgtccccctccttcctcttgggAGTGTGTTTCCCAGACCTAATCTTGAGCCTTCAGAGCTCCTGCGACCATTGTTCCAACATGTGGCCTGgccccctcccctcctgcttTCCAGCCCTGGGTTCTGGGATCCAGTCACTGCCACCACCCTCCATGTAGCTCTACCTCCAGCCGTCTTGGACAGGACAGGGGAGCAGAGCCTCTGCAATTCTCCCCTTAAAAGCAGCCGGCCCCGCCCACTCGCCTCCCTGGGGAATTAAAAGTGCTTTCCTAAGCTGTGGTCAGATGCTGGGGGAGGTGACTGGAAGAGGATAACAGGAGGAACTAACTCAGTCTAGTTTTCTTCCTCTTGCCCCAAATAGCTTTggggaggctggggtggggacTACCCGTCCAGGTGGCAGTGTTCATGGTGGACCCCATGCTCTAGGCTTCTTGGGTCTGCCCATCCCTCCGTCAggcctccctccccatctctccacgCACGGCTCCAACTGTATGAAATGGGTAAACCAGCCTGCGGCCTCAGCTCTGGGGACAGGGCCTTCCACATCCGAAGCCCATGAAGGCCTGCGAATGTCACAGGGTCCAGCGGGAATGGAGTTAGGTCAAGGTCTGCATATAGACAGCACCTGGCATTCCTGCTCTGTCTTAAGAACTGCTGGGCAGCAGACTCTGGACTGACACCTCAGAGAAATGACCCTAGAAGCCTCTTGCTCTGGACTGCAAGGAGGCCATGAGCAGGTGACACTGGGGATGTCACCCCACAACTGGTGAGGCAAGGCAACAGGATGCAGGGGATTTTCCTTGGGGTTGGGGAGAAGATGGGTTAGGAGAACAGCCAGGGCGGGAAATCACAGAGAGCAGACTGGGGAACTCCAGAGCCCATTAAGGGGATGGTggttggtgcatgtgtgtgctctgtgGCTTGGGCCAAACAGTGGCCAGAAGTGCAAAGCCATGCAGGCTGGAGACCCCAGGTCAAGCAGAACTCTGGCACAGTACTTGGTCTCAGTCTTACAGAGGAACTGAGTctaggagggggtgggtgggcaaGAGCTGCTTCACAGCCtggaatttattttggcttttcaaCACACAGTGTCTGTGTATCCCAGCTATCCTGGTACTTggagatccgcctacctctgcctccctagtgcagggactaaaggtgtgtgccattaggTTTCAGCTGATTTATCTATAGCCAGGGCTTcattctgtataccaggctggcctcagactccctttgatcctcctgccttggtgtCCTGAACACAAGAATGACAGCATCTGTTGCCAGtgctcctcctcagcttctggaTTCCATTCTGCACCGGTGAGAACGCCTTCCATGCTAAGAGTAAAGGTAGGCCTGGCATACAGGGACTACCGCTTTGAATTTTAAGTTTTACTTATGTGGTTGACTTTTCACCTTCATGAATGTCTGTGTACCGTGTGAGTATGTCTGTTACCCAAATAGGCCAGAGAAGGACATTGGATCTGCTGGCATGGAAGTGACCAAGGGTCGTGAGCCCCCAGGAAGGTCTTGGGAATTAAACCCTGGTTCTTTGGAAGAAGAGCCAGTGTTCCTAAGCCTTGAAGCATAATCTAGCCTCATGAGAACAACTTTTAGGTCCCTGGTCAGGGGACTGGAGCTACTCCTGTTCCCCTAATGAGCTCTGAGAAGCAAACAGAATGGGTTCAGGTATTGTTGCCAAATCCCAAGCTAGTGATTTGGTGCTGTGGTATGCATGATCACACATGTGTTTGTCATCCCAGTTTATCCCCatcatcatgagttcaaggccagcttgggctacaataaagaccctatctcaaaaatataaatatttgaaactCCCAAATGCCATGTTAGTGCCAACAGTATTACTGAACCTAAGTTAGGAATGCTGAGGGTTGGGGCACCGATGGGATAGACTGTCCTTCCCTGGCTATGCTGAGGTCTTGGGAACAAGGCAGGGCATGCTAGATGGAATCAGAGGCTAGGAGCAAGCAAGGCTAAGTGTCCTGCAGCAAAGGCAGGGCCCCAGGCACtagtgtgttcatttgtgacaCACCGGCCAGCTTCTACTAGCTCTGGAAAATCCAGTTTCATTATGAGCCTTTTAGGTAGAAATGGTCTTTGGGGATCCCCTGCCCACTGTGGTTTGCATCTGATCCACAGGAATAGTGCTATGAGGTCTGGGCCACATTCCGCCAGGCAGTGCCTCCCAGGAATCCTAGGGACAGGGATGGTGGGAGGGACCCTAAGACCTAACTACATAGCTTTCAGTCTGAAGTCTAATAGGTTGAATTCACTGCCATcaaaggaggggggagggtgaCCAAGGCCTAGATGGGCACAGAGCAGCTGTGGCTTCcaccctgcctccccaccccagaAAGGGGACACTCACTGCATGCTGATCTTTGGAGGGCTCTCCTGGCGCCCATGGCCTTTCTGGTCAGCCTGGAACTGAAGTCATCCTCTAGCGCAGGCAGACAGAACCAGGATGAATAATGATAGCTTTCTCCTACTGCCTTGTTAGGCCAGAGAGGAGGTCCTGATAGGAAGAGCAGTTGGTAGGCTGTGGCAGAATTTTCTAGAGAATACctatttttgtctgtttgggtttttttttttctttctttctgttgttttttgtttttgagacagggtctctctcactctgtagcctaggctgccctCAACATTGAGGTCTTCTGCCCTGGCCTCTTAAAACTGTGGCTATCAGGTATGCCGCCATGCCCATTGCTTACCCTGCCTTCTCTGGTACGGGACTATTTTGAATCATATTCCAGACACTATTTTTGTAGGATGTTTTTCTGGATGTTTCTTTAATGAAGAATTTTACAATATATGAGGATATAGCTGTGTTCCAAAAAAGGTAAGGCCACAGGCAGCCAACTTCTATCCTCCAAGATAGAAACtatccagaacttgggaggcagacaagcagatgagttcaaagctagcttggtctacatcgagttccaggctagtcagggtTCTATACTATGTCTCAAAAGCTATGTGGGGAGGAAAGGCAATCAGAGGACTTACAGGCTAGGGATATGGTTCAGTTAGCAGTGTGTGCCCAGCATGTACAAATGTGGGCTCCACTCCCAGCCTCACATCTGTGCGGTGCCGGGCATCTCAGCTGTGGTGCGCAGTGCTATGATGCCAGCACTCAGCTAGAAACCTCATTTCAAAACAAAGGTATTTACAATGAAATTTTACTGATTTGTGCtatcacgtggttgctgggaactgacctcaggggctctggaagagcagcctgtgctcttaactgctgagccatctcaccaggccccCTGATGAGTATTTCAAATGCTTCCTGCTGTGGGTCCACTTTTTCTGGGAGTGCCTCTCCTTTAGAAGCTGATCTTTTTGTCAGACCCTTTAATCAAATCAGTGACTGCCCTGAGACCTTTTAAAACTATGTCCTCAGCCTCTTCAAATTTAACTGGTCCTTAAAGATAGAAAGCAACCAACCTTTCTATGTACACTCGCGCTTCCCACCCAATCAATTGTTACCTAAGCAAATATTCTCTTTAAGGCTTTGGGACCCAGAGCGACAGGGTTTGattctggtttaaaaaaaaaaaaaaaaaaaaaaaaaaccttaaaaaacaaCTTCTCagtggccgggtggtggtggcagtggccgTGGCCCTTGTTacactcagcactcaggaggctgaggtaggtgggtctctggtctacacagaccatgtctcaaaaaaacccacatcCCTTCCCCATACCATGCTTTCTGTGCTGCTCAATAGAGAGCAAAGCCCTCTGTTAGGCAGACaacagggaaagacagagaggagagtgCGAACTTGAGCCCCCTCTTGGCCTTTTTCATTCCTTAACGTGACATGGACACAACTTCCTACTTATTTGACATTTTACACTTTGTTCCCCCCTTTTCTTGAGTTTCACACTAGGCCAGGCTAATTCCACCAGGTTGGGTCACAGGCTGGCCCTTGGCTATCCAGGGGGAGGTGTGGATCAGGCTCCCCATGCAGTCACCTTTGTTGTCTTCATGGTGATTTAATGATGAGACCGGTCAGCAAGGCAGGACATCTGCCTGTGTTCTTCCTGGAGAAGGAAACTGCAATTGTAAGTGTAACCTGGGCAACAGTGCCCAAAAGGGTGCCAGTAGCATTGCCATCCTGAGCACCCCTCCCCAATTCCCCCAGCAGAGATCTAGTCTGTTTTCTTCAAAGTGCGGTAGCTACCAGGGcataatttcattgttttcaaACTACAAGGCTATTAGGATGTAGTAGTGCAGGGACAGAATGTGCACTTAGCATACAGGGCCTACCTCCAAATGGAGAACTCAGCTTTATGTCCACTATACAATCCCGAACAACCATTACAATGCACACTGACCATCTTTATTGAATAAGCCCACCAATGACAGCCATGTGTGTAAGTCATGTCtttgggggaaactgaggcctaagCATAAGTAACTGGGAATCAAGTCATGGAGTGTAGGGCTGGGCGGGTCTGGCCCAGTCTTAGTGCTTGGGTGGCTAAGGCAGGAAGTTCACACCAACTCAACAACTTGGGCATGAGTGGGGAACCTTGTCTTAAACCAATGAAATGTCACATATCACAGGAAGGCCACTGGGGTCCTCGGGACTTGTGCCCTCCCAGTTCACTGGCTCTGCCTCTATGTGGTTATGTAGCAACGTAGCTAAAGATGATCTGGAATTCCATCCAGTGTGCTGGTGTTACAATGCTCACAATGCCaagcttttttttcccttttttttttctttttgaggtttTATGACTCGGCCTACATGTGTATCTCTGTACTATGTGCAGACAGTGCCCAagaagcccagaagagggcaccagataacctgggactggaattacagggtGGCTGTAagctactgtgtgggtgctgtTAATCAACCAGTGtcctgggaagagcagtcagccagtgctcttctcttagccactgagctactACTACCTCTCTATCTAGCCACTCACCCACCCCCAGCTTTCTCTTGTGTCAACATGACTCAAGAAAATAACTTGTG
This portion of the Apodemus sylvaticus chromosome 1, mApoSyl1.1, whole genome shotgun sequence genome encodes:
- the Il4i1 gene encoding L-amino-acid oxidase codes for the protein MAGLALRLVLVATLLALAVSLDWKAASSLTPIEKCMEDHDYERLLKVVTLGLNRTSKPQKVVVVGAGVAGLVAAKVLSDAGHKVTILEAANRIGGRIFTFRDEETGWIGELGAMRMPSSHRILHKLCRSLGLNLTQFTQYDENTWTEVNDVKLRNYVVEKMPEKLGYNLKHRERGHSPEDIYQMALNKAFKDLKALGCKKAMNKFNKHTLLEYLLREGNLSRPAVQLLGDVMSQEGFFYLSFAEALRAHACLSDRLRYSRIVGGWDLLPRALLSSLSGSVLLNAPVVSVTQGRYDVRVRIRVTSSPHSYSLKVLTADVVLLTASGPALQRITFSPPLTRKRQEALRALHYVAASKVFLSFRRPFWHEDHIEGGHSNTDRPSRIIFYPARGEGSLLLASYTWSDAAGPFAGLSTDEAMRLALQDVAALHGPEVYRLWDGRGVVKRWAEDPHSQGGFVVQPPSFGHGAEDYDWSAPYGRIYFAGEHTALPHGWVEAAVKSALRAALQINNNYGHGVAEPEMMEHAPAASFQDQYLQGERPEEQQAWEVSPRGQEPSLRPFLVETGPEGQQQVFVEAIPEPRGHVFVENVPQEKGHVHHNICPPEHVHEPEEVIPKSQGHGHVHRKHAHV